In the Haloarcula salinisoli genome, CGCTCGATGGGTCGGTTTCATACAGCGGCCCTCTACCACGCGTCGCCCGGCTGCCTCGGCTCGGGCCACCGCTTCGTCGTCGTGGATACCGAGCTGGAGCCAGATGACGGCGTCCTCGTCGTCCCGAGCGAGCGCCGCGTCGACGATATCGGCGACCTCCTCGCTCGGACGGAAGACGTCGACGATATCTACGTCACCAGGGACGTCAGCCAGACTGTCGTAACACTCCCGGTCGAAAATCTCGTCGGCGAAGGGGTTGACCGGGACGACGTCGTACCCCTGCTCGATGAGGTACTTCGGTATCTCGTGGGCGTCTTTTCCGGGCGTCGTCGAACAGCCGACGACTGCGACGCGGTCCAGGCCGAGTATCTCCCTGAGTTCGGCCTCGTCTGTGACAGGCATACCGAACGTTGTCCTCGCCCGAGGAAAATCATTTCGGCTGAGAGGACTCCGTCGACGATCACAGGACGAGACGGCCGCTAAATGGAATTTACTCGGGAATAACGATAGACAGATACCCGATACGAGCGGACCCCTCCCCTGACGCGTGCGGACTGGCCGAACCCGGCGAGTGACGCCGACAGGGTGTGCGTGCGAGCCGGCCGGCGCTCGGCAGCCCGGTGGTAGCGCGACGCGATATCTGATAAATTCTATGAAACGTCCCCTGGCCGGGAGCGTGATTTTCATCTGGAAATTACACCACGGTGGACCCAGTCACTGCGCGGTCAGACAGCCGAGCGCGACGCGGCCACTTGGACGGCGACGACGAGCAGGGCAGTCGATTCGACCGGAGAGAACGCGGTCGCCCCGTCTCTGGCAGGGCGAACCTGCCGGTACTGGTCGTGCCTGCGCCACAGGCCAGCCTGGTAGTACCATCCTTCGCTGACGATTCAGGCCGGTAACGGTACCGTTACCGCACAGCTATACACGCTCGCACCGAACTGTACGGTGACAGGAACGTCATGCCCACCAGAACGACCGATACAGACGAGGGGCTAGCACCGGCCGACGCCGACAGCTTCGAACGGTACAGCCACGTCAAGACCGACAGCGGTGAGATAATCTACGACACTGAACGCGACGACGCCTGGATTCAGGCCGACAGCGCACTCCTTCTAGACGAGTGGCGGTAGGGGCGGCCCTGGGACGGGACGGCCCCAGCGACGGTTCCGTCGGCCGCCCGACGCAATGTGCTTAACCGCCTGTAGTAGCTACGGAGTACCGATGAGCGACGGGGCGACGCAGGGGCACGATGCCTTCACGGAACTGGGGCCGGCGGTCAGGAGCGCACTCTCCGAGCGGGGCTTTTCGACGCCGACCGAACCACAGCGGAAGGCTATCCCGACCCTCACTCAGGGCCGGGACGCACTCGTCGTCGCACCCACCGGCACCGGGAAGACAGAGACGGCGATGCTCCCGGTGCTGGATGCCCTCGCCAGCGAGACCGACGACCGTTTCGGCATCGGTGCGCTGTACATCACGCCGCTGCGGGCCCTGAACCGCGATATGCGAGAGCGACTGGAGTGGTGGGGCGAGACACTCGGCCTCGAGGTCGACGTTCGCCACGGGGAC is a window encoding:
- a CDS encoding CoA-binding protein, with product MPVTDEAELREILGLDRVAVVGCSTTPGKDAHEIPKYLIEQGYDVVPVNPFADEIFDRECYDSLADVPGDVDIVDVFRPSEEVADIVDAALARDDEDAVIWLQLGIHDDEAVARAEAAGRRVVEGRCMKPTHRALLG
- a CDS encoding DUF7331 family protein, encoding MPTRTTDTDEGLAPADADSFERYSHVKTDSGEIIYDTERDDAWIQADSALLLDEWR